CTTCCCGGTCCAGGCGGCAGGCAGGAGGACGTACGCGAACATCCCGGCGACGAGCCAGAGGATCCGCGGTCCGCCGCTCGACCAGCGGTACCCGCCGGTGAGTACCAGGGCCACCGCTCCGAGGACGAGGACGGTTCGCACCACGGCACCGACGGGGACGCTCAGCGCCATGATGCCGATGATCGACCCGACGACGCCGAAGATGGTGGCGGCGACCACCAAGGCCAGGCAGGTCAGGACGGCGCCGACCGTGCGGCCAGTCGTCCAGGTGCGCGTCGTCGGCGTCGGGTGGAGATCGTGGACCACGCGTCACGCTCCCTTGAACGTCGCGAGGATCGTGGGTAGTTCGCTGTCGTCGAAGGTGTCGGCGTCTCCGAGGGCCACGACGTTGAGGATGAGGTCCGGGCTGATCTGGGCCATCAGCTGCCAGGTCTCACGTCGTTTGCCGTCGGCACCGCCGACCGGGTTGGTCCACTGGACGAGGACGGCCTTCTCTGCGCCCGGCCAGGTGACTTCGGAGCGCTCGACCCCGGCCTCGTTGTCGACCGACTGCATCTCCTCCAGCACGAACGACTGCTGGATCACGTCCTGCTTCGGCTTCTCGTCCCGGAGGATCGCCACCCGCTCCAAGGAGTTGTCGTCGTCCTTCGTGCGCGGGGCGTCGAAGACGTAGGCCTTCGTCCCGTTGTCCGCCGTGACGATCTCCTCCTCGAAGACGCCGGGAACCCCGATGGTGAAGTCGGGTCCCTCGACAGTGCGCCACTGCGAGGAGATCGCAGCCGGCGTGACCGGCGGCGTCGGGGTCCCGGTGGGCTGCATCTGCGATTGCGAGGGTTTCACGTTCTCCTCCTCCGGCTCGTCGGAGGACGAGCACGCAGCCACGGTCACCAGGAAGGCCGTGGTCACGGCCACGATGCAGGAACGGCGGCCGGACATCAGTCTCCTCCTGCGGCGCTGGCGCCGCTGCAACTCGTCCAGTCGGACATCCGTGATCCGTCCCAGTATTGCGCATCGGTCAGGTCAATGGTCTCGGTCGACACGTCCACAGAACCCGCCAGCGCGATGGGTCCGGCCTTGCCACCGCCGTTGCCGGCCAAGGGGGTCGAACCGTCGAGATCGTATCCCTGCTGGGTCAGGCTGCCGGTCTGACGGACCCGGTTGAAGTAGTTCAGGTCGGCGGGGACCGTGACCGGCATGGCCACGGCCGCGGTCACGCCACCGACGGACTTCACTCCTTGGCTGGCGAGAAAGGACCAGCCGGCCACCTGGTTGTCCCGGGAGTCCATGGGAAGCGACGTCTGGAAGACCGTGGACCGTCCAGCGGACGTGTCGATGTACCCACTCTCGGCCTCACCCGTGAAGACCGCAGCCGCCAGACCGCTCCCCTCACCGGAAGCGGTCACCGTGGCATCGACCGAGCTCACCTCACCGTCGGGGTCCACGGTGACGGCCGTGACCACCTCCATCGAGCCGCTCATCCCGGCGCCCATGAAGTCAATGCCCTCGGTGTCCACGCCCAGAGTCTGCAGCCCGGCCTCCCCGCTGACCTCGGACGCCAGGTAGAAGGTCTTCGAGCCATCCTTCGACTCCCGGAACCCGAGGGCCTGGGCGGCAGTCACTCCGGCGTTCGCCTTGCCGATGCTGGCCGCCTGGGCCGACGCGTTGACCGAGAACCCGCCTTCGTGGAACGTCTCGTCCGGTTCCGGCAAGGGCTGGGTCAGGCCGGTCCCGTCCGTCACCTTGTCGGTCAGCCAGCGCACGGGGCCGGACTCGGCCACCAACTCGTCCTTGGCTGCGTCAGCGATGTGGGCATTCACCAGATCGCGCAACTCGGCCTCGTCCTCGGCGTCGTAGACCTCGCCCTCCGTGACGGACAGACCGGCTCCCACGTCGGCCGACGCCTGGTTGCCGACGGTTCGATCGGCGACCGTGAGCGACATGCCACCGCCCACGCCAACCTCGACGCCGGCGCCCTTGCCCTTGCCGACGGTCATCCGATAGGTCCCGTCGCTGAGGTGCTCGATCTGGAACTGTCGTCCGTTCTCCAGGGTGACCACGGAGACGGAGACCTGCCCCTGGACGTTGCCTGAGGTTCCGGTGACGGTGCAGGCCTGGGTCGGCTCGGGGCGCTTCGCGGTGTCGTCGCCACCGGATGATCCACACGCGCCCTGCCCGAGGTTGAGGATGCTGCACACGGCCTCACGGGTGCGCTCCGCAACCGGGGTGCGCTGGGTCAGGACGACGACGAGGGCACCAACCAGCATCGCGGCGACGACGATGAGACCCACCTGCTCCAGGCTGGCGGCACCCCCCTCGCGGCGACACCGCGTCGACCCCCTGGACATCCAACCCCCTGCTGATGGCAACCGTCGGGTTCTCCGACAGATTTCTCCGCCCAATGTAACCAGATGGGTTACCCGACGTCTTGGGCCCGCAGGCCCGGGTCAGGGCCCAGAGACGCGGCCTGCACCGTCGACGCCGTAACCTGTGTGCCATGGGTCACAGGATCGAGTCGGAGCTGGTCGCCAACGTCATCACCGTCCACGTCACGGAGGGGCAGACGGTCGCCGCCGGTGACGAGCTGGTCCTCCTGGAGTCGATGAAGATGGAGATCCCGGTCCTCACCGAGGGTCCCGGCCGGATCGCCGAGGTGAAGGTCACCGCCGGCGACGTCGTCCAGGAGGGCGAGGTCCTCGTGGTCATCGACGACTGAGTCAGCCGACCTCGAGGACCACCGCGACCTGACCGGCGAGACGGATCGTGGTCCCGGGCCCGATCGGCTGCGGCTCGCCCGGCGACATCCGACGTGACGGCCCCTCGGGAGTGGCCAGCGTCGTGCCGTTCGTCGAGCCGAGGTCGCGGGCGATGACCTGCGTCCCCTCCGGGTACACCTCGACGTGGCTGCGCGAGATCTCGTTGTCCGGGCTGGCCACCCGCACCAGGTGCGGCTCCCCCACGTAGCCGATCCCGGCGCTTGCCCGGGGCGCCCGACCCAGCAGCACGCCTCGGTCGAGCTCGACGACCTCCCCCGTCGGCAGGACGAGTCGGGCCGATGGCCGGGGCCGGTCCGGCTCGCCCTCCCGCGGCACGTCGCCCGCGACCGGCAACACACCCGTCGACGGACCCACCCCGGCGGTGGGGGCCGGAGCGCGGACGTCATCGGCTACGGCCTCCTCCGACGACTCGCGCACCGCGGCGGCGGTGGACCCCCTCGGGGGCACCCGGGCACTCACGAGATGACCGTCGACGAACTGCGGGTGGCGCGCTGCGGGCGACCCGGGCACACCCTCGGGCGCCGTCTGCGGGGAGACGGCGGCGGGGGCCTTCGGCTCGGGGGTCCGGGCGGGCCCGGCCGGGACGGGTTCGGGCTCGCCGGTGCAGAGCACGGCCGTCGCGGTGTCCTCGTCGATGTCCTCGTCGATCCACGGCGCGCGGGCGGGTGCGACGAGCTCGCGGGTGGTCTCGTCGGCACCGGTGAGCAGGACCCGGGCCGTACCGCGGACGAGCACACGCAGACCGGTCTCGTCGACGATCGCGAAGTCCGGCGTCTGCCGCACGCCGTCGGCCGTCAGCACGTCGGTCAGCACATCGGCGGGACTGTCGCCACCGGCGGCCGCGAGGGCCGCGGCGAGGCGCTCACCGAGGGACTCGTCCCCCTTCGCCAGGACGTGGACGCCCGCTCGGGTGAACTCGACCCAGCCGTCGCGGCCCTCGGCCCTGAACTCCATGGTCACTCCCTCGTCACCGCTCGCCCACGTGTGCCTGGTCGATGTCGGCGTCGTCGAGGGCGACCACGACGACGCTCACATTGTCCCTGCCCCCGGCGGCCACAGCAGCCCGGACGAGCTCGTCGGCTGCGTCCCGGGGGTCGGGGTGTGCCTGCAGGATCTCACGCAGCTGCTCGTCGGTGAGCTCGTTGGTCAGCCCGTCGCTGCACGCGAGGAAACGCTCACCCGGGGTCGGCGGCACCAGCCAGAGGTCCGGCCGGTGTCTCAACGGTGCCCCCAGCGAACGGGTGACGATGTTGCGGGCGGGGTGCACCTCGGCCTGCGCGGGGGTGATGACGCCCGAGTCGACGAGTTCCTGGACCTCGGAGTGGTCGACGGTGACCCGAGTGAGCTCGTCACCCACGAACCGGTAGACCCGCGAGTCGCCGACGTTGACGACGGCCCACTGGGCGCGGCCGGAGTGGGTGACGAGGACGAGACCGGTCACCGTCGTGCCCATCCCCCGTTGCTCGGGACGGGCCCGGACCGAGTCGAGGATGCGCTGGTTGGCCAGCAGCACCTGCCCGGTGACGTCGTCGCAGGTCAGGTCGTCGCGCTCGACCAGCTCGCGCATGGTCGCGACGGCGATCCCGCTGGCCACCTCACCCGCGGCGTGCCCACCCATGCCGTCAGCGACAACGAGGACGGAGCCCTCGGCGAGCACGGCGTCCTCGTTGTGGTCCCGCACTCGCCCGGTGTCGGTGGCGCCGGCGATCCGCAGCCGTCCGCGGATCTCGCTGACGGAGCTCACGAGCCCAACCGCATCGACTCGACGATCCGCTCGAGGGTGGCGTCGTCTCTCTCCCGACGAGACCCGGCGAAGGAACCGGTCACCTGGACGACGTCGACGACCTCCTCGCGCTGCCGGGTGGAGAACCAGTGCGTCTGCACCACGGCACCGATCTGCCCGTCGACGAAGGAGACCTCGGCCCCGACGAGGTCCTCCCCAGCCACCTCGCGACGGCGGGCGCCACCGACCCGGCCCCGGTCCCGCTGGTGGGCGTACCCCTCGAGCTCGCTGCTGATCTCGTCCGTGCCGAACGGCGCCGGCCGCTGGTAGTGCCGCACGACGAGGTTGGCCAGGAAGTGGTCGGCTGCCGGCGCGCCGTCACGGATGGCGATGAGGGTGTCCGGGGCCCACACCTGGATCCAGCCCTCGGGCATCTCGAGATGGATCCGAGGCGGCCCGGGCACGACGGGGCTCGGGTAGGTCACGGTGGGCACAGCTGCTCTCCTGATCGGACGACGGGGGTGACCGGGGCGGGGCCCCCGCCCCAGCCTGCCACTTGGCGGCGCCGAGGTGGAGGGCTCAGCCGCGTTCGGCCCACCACGCGCGCAGCCGATCGGTGGCGGCCTCGGTGCCGATCGGACCCTCGTCGAGGCGGACCTGCAGGAGGTAACGGTAGGCCTGCCCGATCTGCGGCCCGGGAGGGATCCCGAGGACCTCACCGATCTGGTTGCCGTCGAGCTCGGGTCGCACCGCTTCGAGCTCCTCCTGCTCGAGCAGTCGCTCGATCCGCTCCTCGAGGTCGTCGTAGGCCCGGGCCAGACGGTTGGCCTTGCGCTGGTTGCGCGTGGTGCAGTCCGCCCGGGTCAGGCGGTGCAGCCGCTGGAGAAGGGGCCCGGCATCGGTGACGTAGCGCCGCACGGCCGAGTCGGTCCACTGGCCGTCGCGGTAGCCGTGGAAGCGCAGGTGCAGCTCGACGAGACGGGCGACCTGCTTGGTGGTCTCCTTGTCGAAACGCAGGGCCTTCAGGCGCTTGGCGGTCATCTTCGCCCCGACGACGTCGTGGTGGTGGAAGGAGACGCCGCCACCGTCCTCGAAGCGTCGGGTACGCGGCTTGCCGATGTCGTGCAGCAGTGCCGCCAGTCGCAGGACGAGGTCCGGCCCGGGCACGGAAGTCTCCTGCGGGTCACGCTGCGCGTCACCGTCGGTCCGTGCCGCGTCCTCCAAGTCGATCGCCTGCTGCAGCACCGTCAGCGAGTGCTCGTAGACGTCCTTGTGCCGGTGGTGCTCGTCGACCTCCAGACGCAGGGCGGGCAGCTCGGGGAGCACGTGGTCGGCCAGGCCGGTCCCGACGAGCACGCGCAGCCCGGCGACGGGGTCCTCACCGAGCACGAGCTTGACCAGCTCGTCACGGATCCGCTCGGCGGAGACGATGTCCAGGGTCGCCGCGGACTCGGTCATGGCGGCCGTGACGTCCGGGGCCGGGACGAGCCCGAGCTGGGCGACGAAACGAGCCGCCCGCATCATCCGCAGCGGGTCGTCGGTGAAGGAGACATCCGGCGTGGACGGCGTGCGCAACCGCTGGGCCGCGAGGTCGAGCAGACCGCCGTGCGGGTCGACGAGCTCGAGGTCGGGCAGCCGCAACGCCATCGCGTTGACCGTGAAGTCGCGCCGGACGAGGTCGTCCCGGAGGTTGTCGCCGAAGGCGACGACCGGCTTGCGGGTGCGACCGTCGTAGGCGTCGGCCCGGTAGGTGGTGACCTCGACGATCGTCTCCCCCCGGCGGGCACCGATCGTGCCGAACTCCCGGCCCATGTCCCAGGTGGCGTCGCCCCAGACGTGCAGGATGCGCTCGGTCTCCTCCGGTGCCGCGGAGGTGGTGAAGTCAAGGTCTCCGCTGGCGCGTGCGAGGAAGGCGTCCCGGACCGGGCCACCGACGAGGGCCAGCTCGTGACCCCCCTTCGCGAAGGCCTCGCCGAGCTCGGTCAGCAGTGGGATCACCGGGGCCAGGTGGGCCACCGCGGCACGCAGGACCTCGGGGGGAATGGCTGGGGTGGACATGGGTGCCAAGGCTACGTGGATGCGCGCTCGGGCACCGCAGCCACGTACGTCCCGGCATGACGGCGACGGGGGCAACAGTCCGGTCGAGCCTCTCGCACCGGCCCCTCCCGGTGCAGGTGCGATGGCTACAGTGACCACATGAGCCACCCCGCCCCCGCCTCCGGACCGCAGCGGCGCCTGCCCGCGGTCGAGGAGCGCAGTGCGGGTGGGGTGGTCGTGGACATCCACGAGGGTGACGCCCGGATCGCCGTCATCGCCCGGCGCAACCGGGCCGGACGACTCGAGTGGTGCCTGCCCAAGGGACACATCGAGGGTCAGGAGACCCTGGTGGAGACCGCCGCCCGGGAGGTCGCGGAGGAGACCGGTATCGAGGCGCGCGTGCTCGTCGAGCTCGGGACGATCGACTACTGGTTCGCCACTCCGGACCGACGGATCCACAAGTTCGTGCACCACTACCTCCTCGAGGCCACCGGTGGGCACCTGACGATCGAGAACGACCCCGACCAGGAGGCCGTCGACGTCGCGTGGCTCCCGCTGCGCGAGGCACACCGGCACCTCACCTTCCCCAACGAGCGACGCATCGCGAGGGAGGCGTGGCAGCGGCTCGCCGGCGACGCCTGAGACCGACCAGCATCGCGCTGCTCCTGCTCGCGATGTTGGTCCTGCCCTCGGCCGCCGCCACCTCCCTGCCCCCCGGGGAGGACTCCACCGGTGGTGAGCTGACCATCGCCTCGATCACCCCCGTCGTCGACGGCGAGGGAACGGCCCGGGTGGAGGGGGAGCTGACGAACACCGGCGAGCAGGCTCTCGCCGCCCAGGAGGTCTCGCTGGTCGGTCGGACCGCCTCGGCCGACCGCGACGACATCGTGACCTGGGCCGAGGGGACGCAGCCGGTCGCCAAGGATCCCCGGGCCACGGTCACCCTCGAGGACCTCGATCCCGGGGAGTCCGCGCCCTTCACCCTCGAGGTCACCGCCGACGAGCTGGCGCCCGGGCTGACCGCCGGCGCGGCGTGGGTGAGCGTGCAGACGTCGCAGACCGCGGTGCACACCTTCATCGGGGTGCACCGGGCCAAGGAGTACGTCCCGATGGGCATGGTCTGGGGGGTCCCACTCCTGCTCCCGGCCGACGAGCGCCTCTTCGGCGAACCCGGCCCCGACCGCGTCCAGGCGTGGAAGGAGACCGTCGGGCCCGAGTCGCGCCTGTGGCAGCTGACCGAGGAACCGCCGGCAGAGGACGAGACGTGGATCCTCGACCCGAGCCTGCTGTCCCTGCCACCGGAGCCGACGGAGGACACCGGCCAGAACCTCACCCGTGCGCTGAATGCCGAGCGGGAGGTCCGGGCCGAGTGGGCCAGTCGGGTCCGCTCCACCCTGGATCCGGAGCAGACCATCGTGCTGCCCTCAGGGGATGCCGACGTCGCCGCGGCGGCCCGATGGCAGGACGTCGCCGAGCTCGTCGCCCCGCAGGTCGAGGAGGGCGTGCGGTCCGCCGACCTGCTCGACGACTCCCACGGCGACATCCAGTGGCCGGCCGACGGTGTCGTCACCGAGTCGCGCACCACGGCCCTGGGCCGGCTCCAGCCCGGGTCCACGCCGCCGACCGTGCTGACCGACACCTCCGCCATCGCGCCCGGAGGATTCACCCCCACCGGCGCGACCCGCACCACCCACGGCAGTGGGTTGCTGGTCGCCGACCACTCCCTCTCCACCCTCGCGGGCGAGCTGACCTCCCCTTCCGACGCGACGCTCGCCCGACAGCGCATCGTCGCCGAGACCTCCGTGCTCCTGGGCGAGCGCCCCGGCACGCCCCGGACGCTGCTGGTCGTCCCCGCCCGCGCGAGCTCACCGTCGCCCGAGGCCTACGCCGATCTGCGGGGCGTCGTCGACGAGATCCCGTGGCTCGACCGGGGCAGATTCGACGACCTGCTCGACGGGGTCGATCGGGCCCAGCAGACGGCCGTTCCCCGGACCACCCAGCAGATCGCCCGTGCCACCGACGAGAAGCCGGTCCCGCCCGTGCTCACCCCGACGTCGGCCACGCGCATCGCCGAGGACAGGCGGTCCATGTCGATCTTCGCCTCCGTGCGCTCCGACGGCGAGGTCTGGAAGGAGGCGGTCGACCCGGCCCTCGACCAGTTGACCTCCGCCCGCTGGCGCAGCGACACCGCAGCCTTCGACGCGTTGCACGACCAGCTGGCCACGGAGGTCACCCTGAGCCACGACGACCTCGTCGTCTCGTCGGGGGAGGTCAACTTCTTCGCCGACAAGGGGCGATTGCAGATCACCATCATCAACAAGACGGACGTGAGGCTGACGAACCTCGACGTCCGGGTGGAGTCGCAGAATCCCTCCTTCCGTATCCAGGAACCGTCCAAGCCCGTGACGATCGGACCCGACGGGCGGCAGAAGGTCACCGTGCAGGCGACCGCCCTGGCCGCCGGCCGCACCCCCGTGCACGTCGTCGTCACCACGCCGAACGGTCACGAGCTGACCGAACAGGCCACCCTGGAGGTACGGATGCGACCCACGGGCGAGACCGTCTACTGGGCCATCGGCGGCATCGCCGTCGTCCTCCTCGGTGTGGGTACGTGGCGTAGCCTTCGCCGTCGGACGAGGACCACCGTGAACGAGGACAGTGCATGAGCGAGCCACCCAGCGCTCCGACGCCCGATCGTGGCAGCGAGGACGTCGCCCCGGGCACGACGGTGGAATCACCCTCGATCATGCGCTCCAGCGCGATCATGGCTGCCGGCAGCCTGGCCTCGCGCATCCTCGGCCTGGTCCGCAACACGCTGACCATCGCCGTCGTCGGGCTCAACCTCATCCCCTCCGATGCGTGGAACGCGGCGAACACGCTGCCGAACATCTTCCACCTGCTCATCGCCGGTGGGGTGCTCAACGCGGTGATCGTCCCGCAGATCACCAAGGCGCTGCGGCACGAGGACGGCGGCGTGGTCTACATCAACCGGCTGCTGACCCTCGCGGTCACCGTGCTCGCCGGTGTGACCCTCGTCCTCACGCTCGCCGCGCCGCTGCTCATCTCCCTCGTCGTCTCGAGCAGCTGGGACGGGCCCTCGCGTGGGCTGGCGACGGCCTTCGCCGTGATCTGCCTGCCCCAGGTCTTCTTCTACGGCCTCTACACGCTGCTCGGGCAGGTGCTCACCGCGCACAACCGCTTCGGCATGTTCATGTGGGCTCCCGCCCTGGCCAATGTCGTGGCCATCGCGGGCCTGTCGTGGTTCCTCCTGACGGGAGCCCCGCTCCAGGCACCGGTCTCGCAGTGGACGCCGACGATGATCGCCGTCCTCGGCGGATCGGCGACGTTGGGCATCGCCCTGCAGGCCCTCGTGCTCATTCCGCCGCTGCGCGCCACCGGGCTGCGCTTCCGCCCGGTCTGGGGGATCCGCGGCAGCGGCCTGGGGTCGGCCTCGCGGATGGCCCTGTGGGCCTTCGCCGCCGTGGCCGTGGGTCAGCTGGGCTACTTCGTCAACTCGCGGGTCCTCACCGGCGCGACCCAGCGAGCCGCCGAGCAAGGCATCGAGGGCGCGGGGCTGACCGCATACGCCAATGCCTACCTGCTCTTCATGCTGCCGCACGGGCTCGTCACGGTCTCCCTCGTGACCGCCCTCTTCACCCGGCTGTCGCACGCGGCGCACGACGGGGACACCCCCGCCGTCACCGCCGACCTGCGTCGCGGCATGACGATGCCCGCCGTCCTGCTGATCCCGGCGACCGCAGCGGTCGTGCTGCTCGCCCCCTACGTCCTCGCCGCGATCCTGCCCGGTACCGACCGGGCCGCGACGAACGCCTCGGTCGGGGTCCTGGTGACGATGATGCTCGGGCTGGTCCCCTACGGCTGGTTCTTCCTCGTCCAGCGTGCCTTCTACGCCTACGAGGACGGACGCACCCCCTTCGCCCTGCAGATCGTGGTCACGCTGGTCGCGGTCGCCGTCACCCTCATCGGGAGCACACGACCCGCCGAGCAGGTGGCCACCTGGGTCGGCTCCGGCCAGACCCTGTCCAACCTCTGCGCAGCGCTCATCGGTCTGTGGCTGCTCCACCGCCGCCTGGGTCCGCTGCGACTGGGTCGGGTCGTGCGCCAGAACGTGCGCCTCGTGCTCGCGACCGGTGTCGCCACCGCGGCCGGCTGGGGGGTCCTGCAGCTGCTGAGCGGCCCCGTCGCGGTCGATACCTGGCTCGGCTCGGTCATCATCTGCCTGGTGATCGGCACCCTCCTCCTCGTCATCACCCTCGCCATCGCCGCCAGACTGCGGGTGCGCGAGGTCACCGAGGTCCTCGAACCACTGACGCGCCGGCTCTCCAACGGCTGACGCGCCCGTGCGGCTCCCCGAGTCGGGGCCGTTGTGGATCTAGGATGGCGCGGCAGGCCAGACCATCGACGAGAGGGACACCGTGCACGGGGTGAACCCGGGGACCGAACTCGGTCGCTACACGCTCGACGCGCAGATCGAGACGGTGTCCGGCGGCGAACGGTGGACCGCGCGCGACACCACGCTGGAGCGCGACGTGACCGTCTTGGTCATGCCCACCGACGACCCGGAGACCGCCGCCGCCCTCGATGCCGCCCGCCGGGCCGCCGGCATCGAGAGCGCGCAGCTCGTGCGCATCCTCGACGTCGGGACCCAGGGGTCGTTCGGCTACGTGTGCGAGGAGCACGTCGAGGACCCGACCACCTTCGCGACGCTGATCGGGACGAAGGGGGTGCCGGCCGAGGAGGTCCGCCGGATCACCGGCGAGGTCGCCACCGGCCTCGAGGCGGCCCGCATGCGCGGGCTGCACCACCTCGCGCTCACCCCCGAGTCAGTGCTGCTGACCTCGGACGGGCGCATCAAGGTCCGCGGTCTGGCCACCACCGCAGCCCTGGCCGGTATCGAGACCGAGGGCGAGGACGCCGACCGCGATGACGCCATGGGCGTCGTCGCCCTCGCCTACGCCGGTCTGACCGCGACCTGGCCGCTGGAGACCGCATCAGGCGTGCCCGCCGCCCGTCGCGGTGAGGACGGGCCACCACCGCCCTCGCGGATCGCCGTCGGTGTCCCCGGTGACCTCGACACGATCTGCCGCGAGACGCTCGGCGAGGGCACCGGCCCCGACTCGCCGGGTGACTATGCCGCCCAGGTGGCTCCCTGGTCACGCATCCCGCTGGCCGGCTCCGTGCGCACCACACCGCAGACCCGTGCCGCCGCCACCGATCTCGCCGACCAGCGGGGCGTCCCCGCGTCCGACGTCGCGTCCGACACCGCGTCCGTCGATCCCTCGGCGGACACCGCGGCTGCCGGAGGGGCTGCTGTGGCCGGGGGCGCTGCAGCAGCCGCAGGCACGGCTGCTCCTTCCGGTGTCGGATCCACCGACGCGGATGACGACCCCGAGACCACCGAGATACCCCAGTACCAGGACGACGCGGCCCCTGCCACCGCGGGTGGCACCACGGACGGGAGCGACGAGCCGGACACCGAGAGGGGCCACGGGGGTACGACCCGGGCGGCTGCCGGCGCGGCAGCCGCCGCCGGCGCGGTCGGCACCGGAGCCAAGGTCATCGGCGATCGCCTCGGCAAGGCATCCAGGACCGCCGCCGAGCGATCCCGGGAGGCGCTGCACGAGTCCCGCGCCCGGCGTGAGGCCATCCGCGAGGACCGCACCAGGAACTCCTCACTCGGCGCGGCCACCGTGTCCGCCGAGGTCGAGGCGCCCGCGCCGCTGCTGCCGGCAGAGGCCGGTCAGGCGCCCACCCGCGCCCAGTCCAACCTCGTGCTGCTGATCGTCGCCGCCTTCGTCGCCGTCGCCTGCGTCTTCGGCTGGGTCGGGGTCTCGCAGATCGGTGACGGCAGCGATCTGGACGAGATCTTCGTCGGCGAGGGGAGCACCCCCACGCAGACCGGCCCCACCGACGGCTCGTCCGCGGGCTCCGGGTCGAAGGACTCCTCGGCGGGCGACGGGGCCGACGACGAGCCCTTCGGCATCATCAATGCGGCAGGGTACGACCCCTCGGGGGACGGCGTCGAACACAACGCCGAGGCTGCGCGGATCTACGACGGCGACCCGGACACCGTGTGGACGACCGAGGGCTACGCGACCCCGGACTTCGGCGGAGGCAAGACCGG
The DNA window shown above is from Janibacter sp. A1S7 and carries:
- a CDS encoding biotin/lipoyl-binding carrier protein, which gives rise to MGHRIESELVANVITVHVTEGQTVAAGDELVLLESMKMEIPVLTEGPGRIAEVKVTAGDVVQEGEVLVVIDD
- a CDS encoding FHA domain-containing protein — translated: MEFRAEGRDGWVEFTRAGVHVLAKGDESLGERLAAALAAAGGDSPADVLTDVLTADGVRQTPDFAIVDETGLRVLVRGTARVLLTGADETTRELVAPARAPWIDEDIDEDTATAVLCTGEPEPVPAGPARTPEPKAPAAVSPQTAPEGVPGSPAARHPQFVDGHLVSARVPPRGSTAAAVRESSEEAVADDVRAPAPTAGVGPSTGVLPVAGDVPREGEPDRPRPSARLVLPTGEVVELDRGVLLGRAPRASAGIGYVGEPHLVRVASPDNEISRSHVEVYPEGTQVIARDLGSTNGTTLATPEGPSRRMSPGEPQPIGPGTTIRLAGQVAVVLEVG
- a CDS encoding PP2C family protein-serine/threonine phosphatase, translated to MSSVSEIRGRLRIAGATDTGRVRDHNEDAVLAEGSVLVVADGMGGHAAGEVASGIAVATMRELVERDDLTCDDVTGQVLLANQRILDSVRARPEQRGMGTTVTGLVLVTHSGRAQWAVVNVGDSRVYRFVGDELTRVTVDHSEVQELVDSGVITPAQAEVHPARNIVTRSLGAPLRHRPDLWLVPPTPGERFLACSDGLTNELTDEQLREILQAHPDPRDAADELVRAAVAAGGRDNVSVVVVALDDADIDQAHVGER
- a CDS encoding CCA tRNA nucleotidyltransferase, whose amino-acid sequence is MSTPAIPPEVLRAAVAHLAPVIPLLTELGEAFAKGGHELALVGGPVRDAFLARASGDLDFTTSAAPEETERILHVWGDATWDMGREFGTIGARRGETIVEVTTYRADAYDGRTRKPVVAFGDNLRDDLVRRDFTVNAMALRLPDLELVDPHGGLLDLAAQRLRTPSTPDVSFTDDPLRMMRAARFVAQLGLVPAPDVTAAMTESAATLDIVSAERIRDELVKLVLGEDPVAGLRVLVGTGLADHVLPELPALRLEVDEHHRHKDVYEHSLTVLQQAIDLEDAARTDGDAQRDPQETSVPGPDLVLRLAALLHDIGKPRTRRFEDGGGVSFHHHDVVGAKMTAKRLKALRFDKETTKQVARLVELHLRFHGYRDGQWTDSAVRRYVTDAGPLLQRLHRLTRADCTTRNQRKANRLARAYDDLEERIERLLEQEELEAVRPELDGNQIGEVLGIPPGPQIGQAYRYLLQVRLDEGPIGTEAATDRLRAWWAERG
- a CDS encoding NUDIX hydrolase, translating into MSHPAPASGPQRRLPAVEERSAGGVVVDIHEGDARIAVIARRNRAGRLEWCLPKGHIEGQETLVETAAREVAEETGIEARVLVELGTIDYWFATPDRRIHKFVHHYLLEATGGHLTIENDPDQEAVDVAWLPLREAHRHLTFPNERRIAREAWQRLAGDA
- a CDS encoding DUF6049 family protein; the protein is MAAARRRRLRPTSIALLLLAMLVLPSAAATSLPPGEDSTGGELTIASITPVVDGEGTARVEGELTNTGEQALAAQEVSLVGRTASADRDDIVTWAEGTQPVAKDPRATVTLEDLDPGESAPFTLEVTADELAPGLTAGAAWVSVQTSQTAVHTFIGVHRAKEYVPMGMVWGVPLLLPADERLFGEPGPDRVQAWKETVGPESRLWQLTEEPPAEDETWILDPSLLSLPPEPTEDTGQNLTRALNAEREVRAEWASRVRSTLDPEQTIVLPSGDADVAAAARWQDVAELVAPQVEEGVRSADLLDDSHGDIQWPADGVVTESRTTALGRLQPGSTPPTVLTDTSAIAPGGFTPTGATRTTHGSGLLVADHSLSTLAGELTSPSDATLARQRIVAETSVLLGERPGTPRTLLVVPARASSPSPEAYADLRGVVDEIPWLDRGRFDDLLDGVDRAQQTAVPRTTQQIARATDEKPVPPVLTPTSATRIAEDRRSMSIFASVRSDGEVWKEAVDPALDQLTSARWRSDTAAFDALHDQLATEVTLSHDDLVVSSGEVNFFADKGRLQITIINKTDVRLTNLDVRVESQNPSFRIQEPSKPVTIGPDGRQKVTVQATALAAGRTPVHVVVTTPNGHELTEQATLEVRMRPTGETVYWAIGGIAVVLLGVGTWRSLRRRTRTTVNEDSA
- the murJ gene encoding murein biosynthesis integral membrane protein MurJ, with translation MSEPPSAPTPDRGSEDVAPGTTVESPSIMRSSAIMAAGSLASRILGLVRNTLTIAVVGLNLIPSDAWNAANTLPNIFHLLIAGGVLNAVIVPQITKALRHEDGGVVYINRLLTLAVTVLAGVTLVLTLAAPLLISLVVSSSWDGPSRGLATAFAVICLPQVFFYGLYTLLGQVLTAHNRFGMFMWAPALANVVAIAGLSWFLLTGAPLQAPVSQWTPTMIAVLGGSATLGIALQALVLIPPLRATGLRFRPVWGIRGSGLGSASRMALWAFAAVAVGQLGYFVNSRVLTGATQRAAEQGIEGAGLTAYANAYLLFMLPHGLVTVSLVTALFTRLSHAAHDGDTPAVTADLRRGMTMPAVLLIPATAAVVLLAPYVLAAILPGTDRAATNASVGVLVTMMLGLVPYGWFFLVQRAFYAYEDGRTPFALQIVVTLVAVAVTLIGSTRPAEQVATWVGSGQTLSNLCAALIGLWLLHRRLGPLRLGRVVRQNVRLVLATGVATAAGWGVLQLLSGPVAVDTWLGSVIICLVIGTLLLVITLAIAARLRVREVTEVLEPLTRRLSNG